A genomic region of Mesorhizobium sp. NZP2077 contains the following coding sequences:
- a CDS encoding IS5 family transposase (programmed frameshift), whose amino-acid sequence MGDLIWLSEAQMRRIEPYFPLSHGVPRVDDRRVISGIIFVIRNGLRWRDAPAEYGPPKTIYNRFIRWSRLGVFNKIFAALAAKGGKPDHLMIDATHLKAHRTAASLLKKGMFPRRIGRTKGGLNSKLHAVCDGKGRPLVMLLSEGQMSDYKGAALMIDALPRAKALLADRGYDADWFRAALAERKITACIPSKVNRKVTIPHDIALYRQRHKIENMFGRLKDWRRIHTRYDRCAHTFMSAICIAATVIFWLNQ is encoded by the exons ATGGGTGATTTAATCTGGTTGTCGGAAGCGCAGATGCGCCGCATCGAGCCATATTTTCCGCTGTCCCATGGGGTGCCTCGTGTCGATGATCGTCGGGTCATCAGTGGGATCATCTTCGTGATCAGGAACGGCTTGCGGTGGCGCGACGCGCCAGCGGAGTACGGCCCACCAAAAACGATCTACAATCGCTTCATTCGCTGGAGCAGGCTGGGCGTGTTCAACAAGATTTTCGCGGCACTCGCGGCGAAGGGCGGGAAGCCCGACCATCTGATGATCGATGCGACCCACCTGAAAGCCCACCGGACTGCAGCAAGTCTGCTCAAAAAGGGGATGT TTCCCCGACGTATCGGACGTACCAAAGGCGGCCTGAACTCGAAGCTACATGCCGTCTGCGACGGCAAAGGCAGACCGCTGGTGATGCTGCTGAGCGAGGGCCAGATGAGCGACTACAAAGGCGCTGCCCTCATGATCGACGCTTTGCCCAGGGCCAAAGCCTTGCTCGCAGACAGGGGCTATGACGCCGACTGGTTCCGCGCCGCTCTCGCAGAGCGCAAGATCACCGCCTGCATCCCGTCAAAGGTCAACCGAAAGGTGACGATCCCCCACGACATCGCACTCTATCGCCAGCGTCACAAGATTGAGAATATGTTCGGCAGGCTCAAGGATTGGCGGCGCATCCACACCCGCTATGACCGCTGTGCGCACACCTTCATGTCTGCAATCTGCATCGCAGCCACCGTCATCTTCTGGCTCAATCAATGA
- a CDS encoding IS701 family transposase — MNRDWQVDLEQWLEPFVSALRHKTRARMCPAYIAGLIGLGDRKSIQPMAARDAGVNYDQLHHFIASGVWDAGPLEKVLLAEADRQVGGNDAWLIVDDTALPKKGRHSVGVAPQYASALGKNANCQTLVSLTLASSEVPVMVGLRLFLPESWTSDPARLDRAGVPEDHRAYRTKPEIALAEIDRARAAGLRFGCVLADAGYGLSAPFRQALTERGLTWAVGIPFKQKVYPADVAMIFPVAGRGRPRQRHIPDVKSMTAKAMLETAPWRAVSWRRGTKGRLSARFAAVRVRVADGPPQRIRDMGAQHLPGEEVWVIGEHRSTGERKYYLSNLPADTPLKQIAGAIKARWVCEQAHQQLKEELGLDHFEGRSWTGLHRHALMTMIAYAFLQSRRLKQAGGGKKNRWPAAPTEPTRRQASHPHRASAAAPNPLSPLPQSPLR, encoded by the coding sequence ATGAACAGGGATTGGCAAGTCGATCTGGAGCAGTGGCTTGAGCCGTTCGTCTCGGCGTTGAGGCACAAGACGCGTGCGCGGATGTGTCCGGCCTATATTGCTGGGCTGATTGGCCTTGGGGATCGCAAGAGCATCCAACCGATGGCGGCGCGCGACGCAGGCGTCAACTATGACCAGCTGCACCACTTCATCGCGAGCGGCGTGTGGGATGCTGGGCCGCTGGAGAAGGTGCTACTTGCGGAGGCCGACAGACAAGTTGGCGGGAACGATGCATGGCTGATCGTGGACGACACAGCGCTCCCCAAGAAGGGGCGCCACTCGGTCGGCGTCGCGCCGCAATATGCCTCGGCGCTTGGTAAGAACGCCAACTGCCAGACGCTGGTGTCGCTGACGCTGGCCTCTAGCGAAGTGCCGGTCATGGTGGGACTGCGGCTGTTTCTGCCCGAGAGCTGGACTTCCGATCCCGCCCGGCTCGACCGTGCCGGTGTGCCCGAGGACCATCGTGCCTACAGGACCAAGCCCGAAATCGCGCTGGCCGAGATCGACCGGGCTCGCGCAGCCGGCCTACGCTTTGGCTGCGTGCTCGCCGATGCCGGATATGGCTTGAGCGCCCCCTTCCGGCAGGCGCTCACCGAGCGCGGCCTTACCTGGGCCGTCGGCATCCCGTTCAAGCAGAAGGTCTATCCCGCCGACGTGGCAATGATCTTTCCCGTTGCCGGACGCGGCCGTCCGCGCCAGCGGCATATCCCCGATGTGAAGTCGATGACCGCGAAGGCGATGCTGGAGACAGCCCCATGGCGCGCGGTCAGTTGGCGGCGTGGCACCAAAGGCCGCCTCTCGGCGCGCTTCGCCGCTGTCCGTGTCCGGGTTGCAGATGGCCCACCCCAGCGCATCCGCGACATGGGCGCTCAGCATCTGCCCGGCGAGGAGGTCTGGGTGATCGGCGAGCACCGCTCGACCGGCGAGCGCAAATACTACCTCTCCAACTTGCCCGCCGACACCCCGCTCAAGCAGATCGCAGGCGCCATCAAGGCGCGCTGGGTCTGCGAACAGGCGCATCAGCAGCTCAAGGAGGAACTTGGCCTCGACCACTTCGAAGGGCGCTCATGGACCGGCCTGCACCGGCACGCGCTGATGACGATGATCGCCTACGCCTTCCTGCAATCTCGCCGCCTCAAACAAGCGGGAGGGGGAAAAAAGAATCGTTGGCCCGCCGCCCCAACCGAGCCTACCCGCCGTCAGGCAAGCCATCCTCACCGCGCTAGCGCAGCCGCCCCCAATCCGTTGTCCCCACTGCCGCAGAGCCCTCTCCGCTAA
- a CDS encoding response regulator has product MTTGDHIVFVVDDDARIREALSELLASYGMHAVAFGSAGDYVSADKPDVPACLILDVELPDINGLDLQKQIAEGEHPPIVFITGHGDIPSSVRAIKDGAVDFLTKPFSDSDLMTAILVAIARDREIRSERAELGALRQRYLALTPRERDVLPLVVSGLLNKQAAAELGISEVTLQIHRRNVMQKMMAASLADLVRIAERLEIPITHSRRARGE; this is encoded by the coding sequence ATGACGACAGGTGATCATATTGTCTTCGTGGTGGACGACGATGCACGCATTCGGGAGGCTCTCAGCGAACTGCTTGCCTCATATGGTATGCATGCCGTCGCCTTCGGATCGGCTGGTGACTATGTCAGCGCGGACAAGCCAGACGTGCCGGCCTGCCTCATCCTTGATGTCGAGTTGCCGGATATCAACGGCCTCGATCTGCAGAAGCAGATTGCGGAAGGAGAGCATCCGCCGATCGTGTTCATAACAGGACATGGCGACATTCCGTCATCCGTCCGGGCAATCAAGGACGGTGCAGTGGATTTCCTCACCAAGCCTTTCAGTGACTCCGATCTCATGACTGCAATCCTGGTGGCGATCGCCCGGGATCGGGAGATCAGATCGGAACGTGCCGAGCTTGGTGCGTTGAGGCAGCGCTATCTGGCGCTCACGCCGCGCGAACGTGACGTGCTGCCGCTGGTGGTGAGTGGCCTGCTTAACAAGCAAGCCGCTGCCGAGCTGGGGATAAGCGAGGTCACTTTGCAAATCCATAGAAGGAACGTCATGCAAAAGATGATGGCGGCGTCGCTTGCCGATCTCGTGCGTATCGCGGAGCGGCTGGAAATACCGATAACCCACTCGCGCCGGGCAAGAGGGGAGTGA
- a CDS encoding response regulator transcription factor has protein sequence MRVDQPLLRRSAPFVQRKDEAEQPLVIIVDDDASVREALSELILSAGFRPISFASTYELLDADVLDSPGCLIVDVRMPGASGLDLQHHLAQTGNPKPLIFLTGHGDIPMSVQAMKAGAVDFLTKPVRDQTLLDAVIAGVAADAARRAQAVVVKRNIERRETLTPREREVLREVARGRVNKQIAFDLGISEVTVKLHRGNVMRKMEAASIGELIRAWETLPLPMREDGAT, from the coding sequence ATGAGAGTTGACCAGCCGCTCTTGCGGAGATCGGCGCCGTTTGTGCAGCGGAAAGATGAGGCGGAGCAACCGCTCGTCATTATTGTCGATGATGATGCATCGGTCCGGGAGGCACTATCGGAATTGATCCTGTCGGCGGGTTTCCGGCCGATTTCCTTCGCTTCGACCTACGAATTGCTTGATGCTGATGTGTTGGACAGCCCAGGTTGCCTGATCGTCGACGTGCGGATGCCAGGAGCGAGCGGACTCGATCTTCAACACCACCTGGCCCAAACCGGAAATCCCAAGCCATTGATCTTCCTGACCGGCCATGGAGATATTCCGATGAGCGTCCAGGCGATGAAGGCCGGCGCCGTGGACTTTCTGACCAAGCCGGTACGGGACCAAACGCTGCTCGATGCGGTAATTGCTGGCGTTGCGGCGGATGCCGCACGCAGGGCGCAAGCAGTAGTCGTCAAGCGCAACATCGAACGCCGCGAGACCCTTACGCCGCGCGAGCGCGAGGTTTTGCGTGAAGTGGCGCGCGGGCGGGTCAATAAGCAGATCGCTTTCGACCTCGGCATCAGTGAGGTAACGGTCAAGCTGCACCGAGGCAATGTCATGCGCAAGATGGAGGCCGCTTCCATTGGCGAGTTGATCCGGGCATGGGAAACGCTACCCTTGCCGATGCGAGAAGATGGCGCGACCTAG
- a CDS encoding IS701 family transposase has product MNRDWQVDLERWLEPFVSALRHKTRARMCPAYIAGLIGLGDRKSIQPMAARDAGVNYDQLHHFIASGVWDAGPLEKVLLAEADRQVGGNDAWLIVDDTALPKKGRHSVGVAPQYASALGKNANCQTLVSLTLASSEVPVMVGLRLFLPESWTSDPARLDRAGVPEDHRAYRTKPEIALAEIDRARAAGLRFGCVLADAGYGLSAPFRQALTERGLTWAVGIPFKQKVYPADVAMIFPVAGRGRPRQRHIPDVKSMTAKAMLETAPWRAVSWRRGTKGRLSARFAAVRVRVADGPPQRIRDMGAQHLPGEEVWVIGEHRSTGERKYYLSNLPADTPLKQIAGAIKARWVCEQAHQQLKEELGLDHFEGRSWTGLHRHALMTMIAYAFLQSRRLKQAGGGKKNRWPAAPTEPTRRQASHPHRASAAAPNPLSPLPQSPLR; this is encoded by the coding sequence ATGAACAGGGATTGGCAAGTCGATCTGGAGCGGTGGCTTGAGCCGTTCGTCTCGGCGTTGAGGCACAAGACGCGTGCTCGGATGTGTCCGGCCTATATTGCTGGGCTGATTGGCCTTGGGGATCGCAAGAGCATCCAACCGATGGCGGCGCGCGACGCAGGCGTCAACTATGACCAGCTGCACCACTTCATCGCGAGCGGCGTGTGGGATGCTGGGCCGCTGGAGAAGGTGCTACTTGCGGAGGCCGACAGACAAGTTGGCGGGAACGATGCATGGCTGATCGTGGACGACACAGCGCTCCCCAAGAAGGGGCGCCACTCGGTCGGCGTCGCGCCGCAATATGCCTCGGCGCTTGGTAAGAACGCCAACTGCCAGACGCTGGTGTCGCTGACGCTGGCCTCTAGCGAAGTGCCGGTCATGGTGGGACTGCGGCTGTTTCTGCCCGAGAGCTGGACTTCCGATCCCGCCCGGCTCGACCGTGCCGGTGTGCCCGAGGACCATCGTGCCTACAGGACCAAGCCCGAAATCGCGCTGGCCGAGATCGACCGGGCTCGCGCAGCCGGCCTACGCTTTGGCTGCGTGCTCGCCGATGCCGGATATGGCTTGAGCGCCCCCTTCCGGCAGGCGCTCACCGAGCGCGGCCTTACCTGGGCCGTCGGCATCCCGTTCAAGCAGAAGGTCTATCCCGCCGACGTGGCAATGATCTTTCCCGTTGCCGGACGCGGCCGTCCGCGCCAGCGGCATATCCCCGATGTGAAGTCGATGACCGCGAAGGCGATGCTGGAGACAGCCCCATGGCGCGCGGTCAGTTGGCGGCGTGGCACCAAAGGCCGCCTCTCGGCGCGCTTCGCCGCTGTCCGTGTCCGGGTTGCAGATGGCCCACCCCAGCGCATCCGCGACATGGGCGCTCAGCATCTGCCCGGCGAGGAGGTCTGGGTGATCGGCGAGCACCGCTCGACCGGCGAGCGCAAATACTACCTCTCCAACTTGCCCGCCGACACCCCGCTCAAGCAGATCGCAGGCGCCATCAAGGCGCGCTGGGTCTGCGAACAGGCGCATCAGCAGCTCAAGGAGGAACTTGGCCTCGACCACTTCGAAGGGCGCTCATGGACCGGCCTGCACCGGCACGCGCTGATGACGATGATCGCCTACGCCTTCCTGCAATCTCGCCGCCTCAAACAAGCGGGAGGGGGAAAAAAGAATCGTTGGCCCGCCGCCCCAACCGAGCCTACCCGCCGTCAGGCAAGCCATCCTCACCGCGCTAG
- a CDS encoding response regulator, whose amino-acid sequence MSKHKPIVAVVDDDPRLLESMEELLESAGYAARSFSSARQLLISGLSGLDVLITDIGMPGMDGFELRDLVNRARPELPVFLITGRHEIADQDRAKGISGFFRKPFDAQALLAAVGETLRNHDKEDGYES is encoded by the coding sequence GTGAGTAAGCATAAACCTATAGTGGCGGTTGTCGACGACGATCCAAGACTGCTCGAATCAATGGAGGAACTCCTCGAGTCCGCAGGCTATGCGGCCCGCAGTTTCTCTTCGGCGCGACAATTGTTGATCAGTGGACTATCGGGGCTGGACGTTCTGATTACCGACATCGGGATGCCTGGCATGGACGGCTTTGAACTTCGCGACCTGGTGAACAGGGCGCGTCCGGAACTGCCTGTTTTCCTGATCACAGGACGCCACGAGATAGCCGATCAAGACCGCGCGAAGGGGATCAGTGGGTTTTTCCGGAAGCCCTTCGATGCACAAGCCCTGCTTGCGGCCGTCGGCGAGACTTTGCGCAACCATGACAAGGAGGATGGATATGAGAGTTGA
- a CDS encoding PAS domain-containing protein, with protein MMRVWSHRPGYLHLGLFFAAYVLGCGFAQLLAIVPGTGISVWPPSGLFIATLVLSSRRSWPWWVVAGCLAEMFSNLVWFHSPWPAALLIYVGNALEATCGAWLVNRSSKRPGELETLEEVLAFVLLAAGIAPLVSATVGSATLAWFGMQLQTFTGAWPLWWIGDATGVLIVAPLALVVFQNWRRGTHLSAARWAEVCVLGLIFLGIAALSLSGYLPFAYIIMPPLLWAAVRFEFKGAAVALTLLALITAFFTVFGAGEFAGGPDALKHKQIMLQLFLGISAFSALIVAAISRQHQVALLTLHQSVEALRDRERELSQLVDMVPSHVWRLMPDGEPTFFNKRMVDFLGLNIADLGKPGMSNLEAVIGTVHPDDAAGFRNSLHRSLDTGESFAMRYRLRRVDGAYHWMSSRADPMRDQAGRIVQWYGLCHDIDDQMHAEEALRRSERQLQEMVDAVPVRIWSATPAGGMVYFNKRYQDHFRSVIPNFETLDNPRIEKLLQELVHPEDAPEVQQTLRNCFDTGGGSAMRFRWREKDGAYRWAECKVEPRRDEAGAVVQWYGVSLDIDDEVRAQAALRDRERELSQLVDMVPVQIRRMKPDGEPTFFNKRLLDFFGLDDIAVLDKPGISRLSAIIQTLVHPDDSAGLLETARHSFATGEPFAVKYRMRRADGAYRWVDGRGEPLRDQSGAIVQWYVVSLDIDDEMRAQEALRDNERELSQLVDMVPSHVWRLSPDGEPVFFNKQMVDFLGLKVADTDRPGVSRLQALIETVHADDAPRFKETIHHSLATGESFAMQYRLRGAGGIYRWMSGRAEPMRDDSGRIVKWFGLSHDIDDQMRLHREIEEREAKIRRLVDSDIIGIVIWDLDGTLIEANDAFLRMVQYDRDELKAGLDWLAMTPPEWREVHGREEAEELMATGKMQAREKEYFRKDGSRVPVLIGGAFFEGQTKQGVAYILDLTELKRAEAALRVRERELQQLVDALPVHVWSWTPDGRLAYLNKRSLEELGLSGANFEECARVAQQLIHPEDAPEVLRTSLSCLKTGDSFMMRYRRRWKDGSYRWMEGRCEPLRDHDGTIVQWYQVSIDIDGQMHAQEALLERERFLWQLVETLPAMIDCAAPDGEPVYRSQQLREFLGYELETLDGTGKSRLAGTLDAGVHPDDVEGVKAKYAHSLATGEPYARRHRLRRFDGEYRWVETRAAPMRDAEGAIVQWNVICLDIDGEVLMQEQLRLAQENLARQSQAASLAELCASIAHEVNQPLAAVVANSHACQRWLNAEPPNLERAQKTVERVIRDANAAADVVGHIRALFKQSMGSNASTALSDVIAEAHDLMAEEATRRRVSLSIDVENNLPPVALGRVQIQQVLVNLMRNGMEAMDSVATDRVLRMRVRRMTDVVQTEISDRGSGIEFPDKIFQPFFTTKEQGMGMGLAICRSIVESHGGRLWAEANEPRGAKFVFTLPIETKAAS; from the coding sequence ATGATGCGCGTCTGGTCCCACCGTCCTGGATACTTACATCTAGGACTATTTTTCGCGGCATACGTGTTGGGCTGCGGATTTGCGCAGTTGCTCGCAATCGTGCCTGGAACGGGCATTTCAGTCTGGCCTCCGAGTGGACTCTTTATTGCCACGCTTGTCCTTTCCTCCAGACGCAGCTGGCCATGGTGGGTGGTGGCAGGCTGTCTGGCCGAAATGTTCAGCAATCTCGTTTGGTTCCACAGCCCGTGGCCTGCTGCCTTGCTGATTTATGTCGGCAACGCTCTTGAAGCGACTTGTGGCGCCTGGCTCGTGAACCGGAGCAGCAAGCGGCCAGGCGAACTAGAAACCCTGGAGGAAGTGCTCGCATTCGTCCTGCTGGCCGCAGGAATTGCGCCACTCGTCAGCGCGACGGTAGGAAGCGCCACGCTAGCCTGGTTTGGAATGCAGTTGCAAACCTTCACGGGGGCTTGGCCTCTATGGTGGATCGGGGACGCCACCGGTGTGTTGATCGTAGCGCCGCTGGCGCTGGTTGTGTTTCAGAACTGGAGACGCGGGACCCACCTCTCGGCCGCGCGATGGGCGGAGGTTTGCGTCCTAGGATTGATCTTTCTGGGTATCGCCGCCCTTTCCTTGAGCGGTTACCTCCCATTCGCTTACATCATCATGCCGCCTCTTCTTTGGGCTGCGGTGCGCTTCGAGTTCAAGGGCGCTGCCGTTGCCTTGACCCTCCTTGCCCTGATCACAGCATTCTTCACGGTATTCGGCGCTGGCGAATTTGCCGGGGGTCCGGACGCCCTGAAGCACAAACAGATCATGTTGCAGCTTTTCCTGGGGATCTCGGCATTTTCAGCGCTCATCGTCGCCGCCATATCCCGACAGCACCAGGTGGCGCTGCTCACATTGCATCAAAGCGTGGAGGCATTGCGCGACCGCGAGCGCGAGCTTTCGCAGCTGGTGGACATGGTTCCGAGCCATGTTTGGCGATTGATGCCAGACGGAGAGCCGACCTTCTTCAACAAGCGGATGGTTGATTTCCTCGGCCTGAATATCGCGGATTTGGGCAAGCCCGGAATGAGCAACCTCGAAGCGGTCATAGGAACAGTCCATCCAGACGATGCCGCGGGCTTCAGGAATTCGCTGCATCGCTCACTCGACACCGGCGAGAGCTTCGCGATGCGATATCGCCTGCGCCGCGTCGACGGCGCCTACCACTGGATGTCGAGCCGGGCCGACCCGATGCGGGATCAGGCCGGGCGCATCGTCCAGTGGTACGGTCTGTGCCATGACATAGACGATCAAATGCACGCCGAAGAGGCGCTGCGGCGAAGCGAGCGGCAGCTCCAGGAGATGGTCGATGCAGTGCCGGTCCGCATCTGGAGCGCGACGCCGGCTGGCGGGATGGTTTACTTCAACAAGCGATACCAGGACCATTTCCGCTCCGTAATCCCGAACTTTGAAACTCTCGACAACCCGCGTATCGAAAAATTGCTGCAGGAACTGGTTCATCCAGAAGATGCTCCCGAGGTGCAGCAAACGTTGCGGAATTGCTTCGACACTGGCGGCGGCTCCGCGATGCGGTTTCGTTGGCGCGAAAAGGATGGCGCCTATCGCTGGGCGGAGTGCAAGGTGGAGCCTCGGCGTGATGAAGCCGGAGCCGTTGTGCAATGGTACGGAGTTTCTCTCGACATCGATGATGAGGTGCGCGCGCAAGCGGCGCTACGTGATCGGGAGCGCGAGCTCTCGCAGCTCGTGGACATGGTCCCGGTTCAAATAAGGCGTATGAAACCCGACGGCGAGCCGACCTTCTTCAACAAGCGCTTGCTAGACTTTTTCGGTCTGGACGACATAGCGGTTTTGGACAAGCCGGGCATTAGCCGGCTGTCCGCAATCATACAGACCCTCGTCCACCCCGATGATTCAGCCGGCCTGCTGGAGACCGCCCGCCACTCTTTCGCCACCGGTGAGCCCTTCGCCGTGAAATATCGTATGCGCCGTGCGGACGGTGCATATCGGTGGGTTGATGGCCGCGGGGAACCGCTGCGAGATCAAAGCGGAGCGATTGTGCAATGGTACGTAGTTTCCCTCGACATCGATGATGAGATGCGTGCGCAGGAGGCATTGCGCGATAACGAGCGTGAGCTTTCGCAGCTTGTGGACATGGTTCCGAGCCACGTTTGGCGGCTGAGCCCCGACGGCGAGCCGGTATTTTTCAACAAACAGATGGTTGATTTCCTCGGGCTGAAAGTTGCGGACACGGACAGGCCGGGCGTGAGCCGGCTACAGGCCCTTATAGAGACCGTTCATGCGGACGATGCGCCACGGTTCAAAGAGACCATTCATCATAGCCTTGCCACAGGCGAAAGCTTTGCCATGCAATATCGGCTGCGCGGTGCCGGCGGCATTTACCGTTGGATGTCGGGCCGCGCCGAGCCGATGCGAGACGACAGCGGCCGTATTGTCAAATGGTTCGGCCTCTCTCACGACATCGACGATCAGATGCGCCTTCATCGCGAGATCGAGGAGCGAGAAGCCAAGATAAGGCGGCTTGTCGATTCAGATATCATTGGGATCGTCATCTGGGATTTGGACGGAACGCTTATCGAAGCCAATGACGCGTTTCTCCGCATGGTCCAGTACGATCGCGATGAACTGAAAGCCGGGCTTGATTGGCTCGCGATGACGCCTCCGGAATGGCGAGAGGTGCACGGCCGGGAGGAAGCTGAAGAGCTTATGGCGACGGGCAAGATGCAGGCCCGCGAGAAGGAGTACTTCAGGAAGGATGGCAGTCGGGTGCCTGTCCTCATTGGTGGCGCATTTTTTGAGGGTCAGACCAAGCAAGGAGTCGCCTACATTCTCGATTTGACCGAGCTCAAGCGTGCGGAAGCGGCGTTGCGGGTCCGCGAGCGCGAGCTGCAACAGCTTGTCGACGCCCTGCCGGTGCATGTCTGGAGCTGGACGCCCGACGGCAGGCTGGCCTACCTCAACAAACGATCTTTGGAGGAACTCGGTCTCTCCGGCGCGAACTTCGAGGAATGCGCCAGGGTGGCGCAACAGCTGATTCATCCCGAAGATGCGCCTGAGGTGCTGCGTACGTCCCTCAGTTGCCTCAAAACCGGCGATTCCTTCATGATGCGATATCGCCGGCGCTGGAAAGACGGCAGCTATCGCTGGATGGAGGGGCGTTGCGAGCCTCTGCGTGATCACGATGGAACCATCGTGCAGTGGTACCAGGTTTCCATCGATATCGACGGTCAGATGCACGCGCAGGAGGCCCTGCTTGAGAGAGAGCGCTTCCTTTGGCAACTCGTGGAAACGTTGCCGGCGATGATCGATTGCGCCGCACCGGACGGCGAGCCGGTTTATCGGAGCCAGCAACTGCGCGAATTCCTCGGATATGAGCTTGAAACACTGGACGGGACAGGAAAGTCCCGTTTGGCCGGCACGCTCGACGCCGGCGTTCATCCCGACGACGTCGAGGGAGTGAAAGCAAAATACGCCCATTCGCTCGCTACCGGGGAACCTTATGCGCGAAGGCATCGTCTGCGGCGTTTCGACGGCGAATATCGCTGGGTCGAGACACGCGCCGCACCGATGCGCGACGCCGAAGGCGCCATTGTGCAGTGGAATGTGATCTGCCTGGACATCGATGGTGAGGTTCTCATGCAGGAACAACTGCGTCTGGCCCAGGAGAATCTCGCACGTCAGAGTCAGGCCGCCAGCCTGGCCGAGCTCTGCGCGTCCATCGCCCATGAGGTTAACCAGCCACTGGCTGCCGTGGTGGCGAACTCACACGCCTGCCAGCGCTGGCTTAACGCTGAACCGCCAAATCTTGAACGAGCACAGAAGACCGTGGAACGCGTCATCCGCGACGCCAATGCAGCGGCAGATGTCGTTGGTCACATCCGAGCCTTGTTCAAGCAATCCATGGGGTCAAACGCATCCACGGCGCTCTCTGACGTCATTGCCGAAGCGCATGACCTCATGGCCGAGGAGGCGACGCGGCGGCGCGTCAGCTTGAGCATTGATGTTGAAAACAATCTTCCGCCTGTCGCGCTTGGGCGCGTCCAGATCCAGCAGGTCCTGGTCAATCTCATGCGTAATGGCATGGAGGCAATGGACTCGGTTGCCACAGATAGAGTTCTCCGGATGCGTGTGCGCCGGATGACGGATGTGGTCCAGACCGAAATCAGCGACCGTGGGTCAGGTATCGAGTTTCCCGATAAGATATTCCAGCCGTTCTTCACGACGAAAGAGCAGGGGATGGGAATGGGCCTCGCGATCTGCCGGTCGATCGTCGAGTCCCACGGCGGGCGGTTGTGGGCAGAAGCGAACGAACCGAGAGGGGCGAAATTCGTCTTCACATTGCCAATTGAAACGAAAGCGGCGTCGTGA